A part of Salvelinus sp. IW2-2015 linkage group LG16, ASM291031v2, whole genome shotgun sequence genomic DNA contains:
- the henmt1 gene encoding small RNA 2'-O-methyltransferase produces the protein MMNTIFTPPLYIQRYEFVIDFVKKNKPKKVVDLGCNDCTLLRKLKFHKEIELLAGLDIDCAVIRDKMYELAPIPTDYLQPGDHPLTXELYQGSVTERDPRTKGFDLVTSIELIEHLQLEDVDRFTEVVFGYMAPVAAIISTPNADFNPLLPGLTGFRHYDHKFEWTKVEFQTWALKVCREFGYVVAFTGVGQIPAQEESIGFCSQIGVFQIDRSGGGAPRLQNNVAEEHLPYRVLYNVVYPSLCDSNIFQRTLVNEVLYWAETLKREWLEEIRGVGEEESEQTDEEEGCSREGMDREESPTGEEQADRERVEAGGRGFEVENEEVGGEGKTDMGQEELYREGQSVCVPLVRLCSCPGVQALSGTVQRLTKFLLENSRVQLTNDGTAVVLVDSDDEDLEWDENCDNTGTCSFLVSSMENEDWETELGQ, from the exons ATGATGAACACGATATTTACTCCACCATTGTACATACAACGATACGAATTTGTCATTGACTTCGTCAAAAAGAACAAACCCAAAAAG GTGGTAGACTTGGGATGCAATGACTGCACTCTCCTTAGGAAGCTGAAGTTTCACAAAGAAATTGAACTGCTTGCTGGACTGGACATTGACTGTGCAGTTATCAGGgataaaat GTATGAACTGGCACCAATTCCAACTGACTACCTGCAGCCAGGTGATCATCCCCTGACCATRGAGCTATACCAGGGTTCAGTCACAGAGAGGGATCCCCGCACCAAAGGATTTGATCTGGTGACGAGTATTGAGCT CATTGAGCACCTACAGCTTGAGGATGTGGATAGGTTCACTGAGGTTGTATTTGGCTACATGGCCCCAGTAGCAGCGATCATTAGTACTCCAAACGCTGACTTCAACCCCCTGCTCCCCGGGCTGACAGGGTTTAGACACTACGACCACAAATTTGAATGGACTAAAGTAGAGTTTCAGACCTG GGCTCTGAAGGTGTGCAGAGAGTTTGGTTATGTGGTGGCGTTTACAGGTGTAGGACAGATACCGGCCCAGGAGGAGAGCATCGGGTTCTGCTCTCAAATCGGAGTGTTTCAGATAGACAGGTCAGGAGGTGGCGCACCACGTCTGCAAAATAATGTCGCAGAGGAGCATCTTCCTTACAGAGTG CTATACAATGTGGTGTACCCAAGCCTGTGTGACAGCAATATCTTCCAGAGGACCCTGGTGAATGAGGTCCTGTACTGGGCTGAGACCCTGAAGAGAGAGTGGCTGGAGGAGATACGTGGAGTGGGGGAGGAAGAATCAGAACAGACAGATGAAGAAGAGGGTTGTTCGAGAGAAGgaatggacagagaggagagtccGACAGGTGAAGAACAGGCGGACAGGGAGCGAGTGGAGGCGGGTGGTAGAGGGTTTGAGGTAGAGAATgaggaggtggggggagagggTAAAACAGACATGGGACAGGAGGAGCTCTACAGAgaaggtcagtctgtgtgtgtccccTTGGTCAGGTTGTGCTCCTGCCCCGGAGTGCAAGCTCTGAGTGGGACAGTCCAGCGTCTCACAAAGTTCCTACTGGAGAACTCTAGAGTACAGCTAACCAACGATGGCACTGCCGTGGTGTTGGTGGACAGCGATGATGAAGATTTGGAGTGGGATGAGAACTGTGATAACACAGGGACATGTTCGTTCTTGGTCAGTAGCATGGAGAACGAGGACTGGGAGACAGAGCTTGGTCAGTAG
- the LOC111975475 gene encoding receptor-type tyrosine-protein phosphatase beta-like yields the protein MWYNITIRSMRWDLPTSQSTLSCLFSEPCVPFHLSAKYSLTIGQVLWDVSQGATLYSAEAVTEEGHLISCNTSDTYCALYNMACSQVYNVTVTAHNNICQGMATSKSINLKTEPCPPNNVETSXDCETGTGAISWEMSVGALGYIAFFNGRNGDSLSCHTLAHHTSCRVEGLNCGTVYYARVRALGDTLNSTDSTTVLLASAPCVPASMEAEVDCDNATALVTWGWSNGAQSYILTAMGSDGHQASCHTEENYCNMPELXCGEDYDLTLTAINHNCQVETLTGVSFSTRPCVPLHVGVDLQCGTHTATLSWEQREGLQFYVASATSRAGGSTGSCNTSSSSCQFPALDCGETYSFTVTAHSSLCQSELSNTVEIKTEPCQPDQVTATGSCDSETMVVVAWAEAEGAVVYMVTAMGDLGYMTAFQTNESSLEAELPCGQTYSFTVIGQDESCDSPISDAAKFRTAPCVPQHVESYTVCENSLGSVSWAESEGAESYTAVAVGTDGHTHMCTTNSTSCTWEDLHCGELYTVHVISNDYLCSSSPSNSTTVRTAPCVPQNLVPTLDCGRRVGSLTWDLSHGADFYMVTAETNAGHKVELSTNDTNAYISEFQCGQEYYLSVQAVDSECRSAPSPPATLRTEPCNPTSISSTMDCLSNIAMVTWAVSDGGAEYYTATVEHEDGQSKSCMSSSFQCGMPDLRCGQNYTVTVTASNQHCHSXHSVVNTLTTVPCVPTHVVAVMDCSDNTAAVTWSPTQGXLSYRAVAQSPHGAISSCESTDPQCILANLICGEPYTVQVVAVNERCSSLPSHMAEFQTVPCTPEITGVLLDCYTDSALLEWAYAGGTVSYTATAQSGDGQTATCNTNHTNCKLMELACGQTYTVTLRASDGQCDSFQSTSVKVSSVPCPPQAVVSQLNCLANSARVEWETSSGVDSYTVQAMSMEGDVTGCETDGNVCSISDLVCGSTYNISVNAVSNECNVSESAIIQMQTVPCVPEQLEANMDCDSGSVSVSWKPSNGATSYTAVAQGNGGYASSCNSSDTSCQFPELLCGLSYSITVQASDDVCNSADSSAVQLNTLLCEPQNVSAQMECGXNAGLVSWEQGELVSSYLVRAVSPXGHXTQCDSNATSCRLPNMHCGQQYNLTVTAQDGSCDNSNAYLTLQSVPCNPTNVQASLQCLSNSAAVTWERASGAVLYQAVGTTDGGHQAMCNNSQTHCDLSGLQCGQTYNVTVVSEDDTCSSVDSDXAQVRTAPCPSQDVAVDVQCAAGSMMVTWSANPNAESLHVTAVTSGSADLSCDSRGHPIKTGCSIENLPCGHLYSVTVTSIRGGCKSKVSGAVAVSSGPCSLKTITAVNTCNSSSIVVSWEHTEYSPTIVATAEGQDQSMFTLYSTSTSCELMGVRCGMHYTIIVSVPSDTPCVPEDVTVVASCKAEGTVVSWAHSLVAQSYLLTATSRGGDVRTCNSSMNKCTLDKLHCGQPYTFSVTASASTCTSQASPNVTFNTAPCDPIGLSVHVQCETSSGVLSWSPSQGSVGYYGFAQSEDGDMLYCDSMDTSCTIQGLDCGAMYNFSVLASDGACNSSYSQPLLEGAAPCAPATVRNRMQLIGKTHFARTSWSAVVCPNVEYLVEMTGSILEDPQAMFDVSSYWIKYTFFELALPCGSSYSLTVRTRNSAGTSKPSTPVTGTTAPCAPLAVNYTGDNTPAMLSWEAAVFATRYTVYDVTGDGRTQVCSTTELSCQLNNVQPGAIEVTASNAVGESVPTKDINGXSNRHRRDLGMAKPAMFADFRIREELTEPKVLVATVTGVSLHMEWAPVRDATLYTIIIVQEDTPSRRQVLTVSEELTNVKDLEPSTRYCIFVSAKNEYTQSNYSKECVTTGVPM from the exons ATGTGGTATAATATTACAATTAGATCCATGCGATGGGACCTACCCACTTCCCAGTCTACCTTATCCTGTCTGTTCTCAGAGCCCTGTGTACCTTTCCACCTGAGTGCTAAGTACAGCCTGACCATAGGCCAGGTGTTGTGGGACGTGAGTCAGGGTGCTACCCTGTACAGCGCTGAGGCAGTGACGGAGGAGGGTCACCTTATTAGCTGCAACACCAGTGACACCTACTGTGCCCTCTACAACATGGCCTGTAGCCAGGTGTACAACGTCACCGTCACCGCACACAACAACATCTGCCAAGGCATGGCTACGTCCAAGTCTATCAACCTCAAGACAG AGCCCTGTCCTCCCAACAACGTGGAGACAAGTYTTGACTGCGAGACTGGAACAGGCGCGATTTCCTGGGAGATGAGCGTTGGGGCATTGGGATACATAGCATTCTTCAACGGACGCAATGGAGACTCTCTGTCCTGCCACACCTTGGCACACCACACTTCCTGTAGGGTAGAGGGACTGAACTGTGGCACAGTTTACTACGCACGCGTCAGAGCCCTGGGAGACACTCTTAATAGCACCGACTCTACCACTGTTCTGCTGGCCTCAG CTCCCTGTGTCCCCGCCAGCATGGAGGCAGAGGTTGACTGTGATAACGCCACGGCCCTGGTGACCTGGGGCTGGAGCAATGGAGCCCAGTCCTACATCCTCACTGCTATGGGCAGCGACGGGCACCAGGCCTCCTGCCACACAGAGGAGAACTACTGCAACATGCCCGAGCTGGRCTGTGGTGAGGACTACGACCTCACCCTGACCGCCATCAACCACAACTGCCAGGTGGAGACCCTGACTGGGGTCAGCTTCAGCACAC GTCCCTGTGTCCCCCTGCATGTGGGAGTGGACCTGCAGTGTGGGACCCACACTGCCACCTTGTCCTGGGAGCAGAGAGAAGGGCTGCAGTTCTATGTTGCTAGCGCCACCTCCAGGGCTGGAGGATCTACTGGGTCCTGCAACACTAGCAGCTCTAGCTGCCAGTTCCCTGCTCTGGACTGTGGGGAGACCTACAGCTTCACTGTGACCGCCCACAGCAGCCTGTGTCAGAGTGAACTCAGCAACACTGTCGAGATCAAGACAG AACCTTGCCAGCCAGACCAGGTGACAGCTACAGGGTCATGTGACAGTGAGACAATGGTGGTTGTGGCGTGGGCCGAGGCCGAGGGGGCGGTGGTCTACATGGTGACGGCCATGGGAGACCTGGGATACATGACAGCGTTCCAGACCAATGAAAGCAGCCTGGAGGCGGAGCTGCCCTGCGGACAGACCTACAGCTTCACTGTGATTGGCCAGGACGAAAGTTGTGATAGTCCAATCAGTGATGCTGCAAAGTtcaggactg CCCCCTGTGTGCCCCAGCATGTGGAGAGCTACACTGTGTGTGAGAACAGCCTGGGCTCAGTGAGCTGGGCCGAGAGCGAAGGGGCGGAGTCCTACACCGCTGTCGCTGTCGGAACAGACGGCCATACCCATATGTGCACCACCAACTCTACCAGCTGCACCTGGGAGGACCTGCACTGTGGAGARCTCTACACCGTCCACGTCATCTCCAACGACTACCTGTGCAGCAGCTCCCCTAGCAACAGCACCACCGTACGCACAG CTCCCTGCGTGCCCCAGAACCTGGTGCCCACTCTGGACTGTGGCAGGAGGGTTGGCTCCCTGACCTGGGACCTGAGCCACGGTGCAGACTTCTACATGGTGACTGCAGAGACCAACGCCGGCCACAAGGTGGAGCTGAGCACCAATGACACCAACGCTTACATCTCAGAGTTCCAGTGTGGTCAGGAGTACTACCTGTCTGTCCAGGCAGTGGATTCAGAGTGCAGGAGTGCACCCTCTCCCCCTGCAACACTCAGGACAG AGCCCTGCAATCCCACCTCCATCTCTAGCACGATGGACTGTCTCTCCAACATCGCCATGGTAACGTGGGCYGTGTCCGACGGCGGAGCCGAGTACTACACCGCCACGGTAGAACACGAGGACGGCCAATCAAAGAGTTGCATGTCGTCCAGCTTCCAGTGCGGCATGCCCGACCTGCGCTGTGGCCAGAACTATACCGTTACCGTCACCGCATCCAACCAACATTGTCACTCCGAKCACAGTGTCGTCAACACCCTGACCACAG TTCCCTGTGTCCCTACCCATGTTGTGGCCGTTATGGACTGTTCTGACAACACAGCCGCAGTGACCTGGAGCCCCACCCAGGGCGSGCTGTCCTACAGAGCCGTGGCTCAGAGCCCCCACGGCGCCATCTCCTCCTGCGAGAGCACTGACCCACAATGCATCCTGGCCAACCTGATCTGCGGAGAGCCCTACACCGTGCAGGTGGTGGCGGTGAACGAGCGCTGCTCCAGCCTGCCCAGCCACATGGCAGAGTTCCAGACAG TCCCCTGTACCCCTGAGATCACTGGGGTTCTCCTGGACTGCTACACAGACTCAGCTCTGCTGGAGTGGGCCTATGCTGGGGGAACTGTGTCCTACACCGCCACGGCTCAGTCCGGGGACGGACAGACAGCCACCTGCAACACAAACCACACCAACTGTAAACTTATGGAGCTAGCCTGTGGACAGACATACACTGTCACCTTGAGGGCATCTGATGGCCAGTGTGACAGCTTCCAGAGCACCAGCGTGAAAGTGTCATCAG tCCCCTGTCCTCCCCAGGCTGTTGTATCGCAGCTTAACTGTTTAGCTAACTCAGCCCGTGTTGAGTGGGAGACCAGCAGTGGAGTAGACTCCTACACCGTCCAGGCTATGAGCATGGAGGGAGACGTGACCGGCTGCGAGACCGATGGAAACGTCTGTTCCATATCGGACCTCGTCTGCGGCTCCACCTACAACATCAGTGTCAACGCCGTAAGCAACGAGTGCAACGTATCAGAGAGTGCCATCATACAGATGCAGACAG tgCCCTGTGTAcctgagcagttggaggccaataTGGACTGTGACTCTGGCTCTGTGTCCGTATCTTGGAAGCCTAGCAACGGTGCCACCTCCTACACAGCTGTTGCCCAGGGCAACGGTGGCTACGCATCGTCATGCAAcagcagtgacacctcttgccaGTTCCCTGAGCTGCTATGTGGCCTGTCCTACAGCATCACCGTTCAAGCCTCTGACGATGTGTGTAACAGCGCAGACAGCAGCGCCGTACAACTCAACACAT TACTCTGTGAGCCCCAGAATGTCAGTGCTCAGATGGAGTGCGGAAMCAACGCTGGACTGGTGTCATGGGAACAGGGGGAGCTTGTGTCTTCCTACCTGGTGCGTGCYGTCAGCCCCYACGGACACCMGACCCAGTGTGACAGCAACGCCACCAGCTGCAGACTACCCAACATGCACTGTGGCCAACAGTACAACCTAACCGTCACAGCCCAGGACGGGAGTTGTGACAACAGCAATGCATACCTGACCCTGCAGTCTG TCCCCTGTAACCCCACCAACGTGCAGGCATCCCTCCAGTGCCTCTCTAACTCTGCAGCGGTGACATGGGAGCGGGCCAGCGGCGCGGTGTTGTACCAGGCTGTTGGCACAACAGATGGAGGTCACCAGGCGATGTGTAACAACAGTCAGACACACTGTGATCTGAGCGGACTGCAGTGTGGACAGACCTACAACGTCACTGTGGTCTCCGAAGACGACACCTGCAGCAGCGTAGACAGCGACAKGGCACAAGTCAGGACAG CTCCCTGTCCTTCCCAGGACGTGGCTGTGGATGTACAGTGTGCCGCCGGCTCCATGATGGTCACATGGTCCGCCAACCCTAACGCCGAATCCTTRCATGTGACGGCTGTGACCAGCGGCTCCGCCGACCTGTCATGTGACTCCAGGGGTCATCCAATAAAAACCGGGTGTTCCATTGAGAACCTTCCATGTGGACACCTCTACAGCGTCACGGTTACCTCCATCAGAGGTGGCTGTAAGAGCAAAGTCAGTGGTGCCGTAGCGGTGTCCTCAG GTCCTTGCTCCCTGAAAACCATCACTGCGGTGAACACATGCAATAGCAGCAGTATCGTGGTTAGCTGGGAGCATACAGAGTATTCTCCTACCATCGTGGCGACGGCAGAGGGACAAGACCAATCCATGTTCACCTTGTACAGCACGTCCACTTCCTGTGAGCTCATGGGAGTGCGCTGCGGCATGCACTACACCATCATCGTCTCCGTCCCCTCCGACA CTCCCTGTGTTCCTGAGGATGTGACAGTGGTAGCGTCCTGCAAGGCAGAAGGTACAGTGGTGTCCTGGGCTCACTCCTTGGTGGCCCAGTCCTACCTCCTCACCGCCACCAGCCGAGGCGGTGACGTCCGCACCTGTAACAGCTCTATGAACAAATGTACCCTGGATAAGCTCCACTGTGGTCAGCCCTACACATTCAGCGTGACCGCCAGCGCCAGCACCTGCACCAGCCAGGCCAGCCCCAACGTCACCTTCAACACAG CGCCCTGTGACCCCATTGGCTTGTCCGTTCATGTCCAGTGTGAGACTAGCTCGGGCGTGCTGTCCTGGTCCCCCAGCCAGGGCTCTGTGGGGTACTACGGCTTTGCCCAGTCTGAGGATGGGGACATGCTgtactgtgacagcatggacacCTCCTGCACAATCCAGGGTCTTGACTGTGGAGCCATGTACAACTTCTCTGTGCTGGCCTCTGATGGAGCCTGCAACAGCTCGTACAGCCAACCCCTGCTTGAGGGAGCAG ccCCCTGTGCCCCTGCCACCGTGCGGAACCGCATGCAACTGATCGGCAAGACCCACTTTGCCCGTACCTCCTGGAGTGCGGTCGTCTGCCCCAATGTAGAGTACCTGGTTGAGATGACCGGCAGTATCCTGGAGGACCCGCAAGCCATGTTCGATGTCTCGTCCTATTGGATTAAGTACACCTTCTTTGAGTTGGCCCTGCCCTGTGGCTCCTCCTACAGTCTGACAGTCCGTACCAGGAACTCTGCCGGAACCAGCAAGCCCTCCACCCCTGTTACCGGGACAACAG CTCCCTGCGCACCTCTGGCCGTGAACTACACGGGTGACAACACGCCTGCCATGCTGTCCTGGGAGGCTGCagtgttcgccacacggtacacCGTCTACGACGTGACCGGAGACGGCCGCACGCAGGTGTGTTCCACCACGGAACTGTCCTGTCAGCTTAACAACGTCCAGCCAGGCGCCATCGAGGTTACCGCTAGCAACGCTGTGGGAGAGAGCGTCCCCACCAAAGACATCAACG GGCRATCAAATCGCCACAGAAGAGATCTGGGGATGGCAAAGCCTGCCATGTTTGCTGACTTCCGCATCAGAG AGGAGCTGACCGAACCCAAGGTGCTAGTTGCTACGGTAACAGGTGTTTCCCTGCACATGGAGTGGGCACCGGTGAGGGACGCCACCCTSTACACCATTATCATCGTCCAAGAAGACACACCATCCAGACGCCAGGTGCTGACCGTCTCTGAAGAGCTGACCAATGTGAARGACCTCGAGCCCTCCACAAGATATTGCATCTTCGTCTCGGCCAAGAACGAATACACCCAGAGCAACTACTCCAAGGAGTGTGTCACTACTGGAGTCCCCATGTGA